Proteins encoded together in one Onychomys torridus chromosome 1, mOncTor1.1, whole genome shotgun sequence window:
- the LOC118584598 gene encoding olfactory receptor 52R1-like — MLASRNSSSHSTFFILLGIPGLEDYQFWVAFPFCVMYIVAVTGNIIILHIIRIDHTLHDPMYLFLAMLATTDLVLSTSTQPKMLAILWFHDHKIEYLACLIQVFFIHAFSSVESGVLMAMALDRYVAICFPLRHSSILTTSVVIKLGAAVMVRGLLWVSPFCFMISRMPFCPNKVIPQSYCEHMAILKLVCADTKINRGYGLFVAFSVVGFDIIVISVSYVMILRAVLRLPSGEARLKAFGTCASHIGVILALYIPALFTFLTHRFGHHVPRVVHIMFANVYLLVPPMLNPIIYGVRTKQIRDRVIQGCCGKGP; from the coding sequence ATGTTGGCTTCAAGGAACAGCTCTTCTCATTCTACGTTTTTCATCTTGCTTGGAATCCCAGGACTGGAGGATTATCAATTTTGGGTTGCCTTTCCATTCTGTGTCATGTATATTGTGGCAGTAACTGGAAATATCATTATCCTACACATAATCCGGATTGACCACACACTGCATGATCCAATGTACCTATTTCTGGCTATGCTGGCTACCACTGACCTGGTCCTGTCCACCTCCACACAACCTAAAATGCTGGCCATACTATGGTTTCACGATCACAAGATTGAATACCTGGCCTGCCTCATCCAGGTGTTCTTTATACATGCCTTTTCTTCTGTGGAGTCTGGGGTGCTCATGGCTATGGCCTTGGACCGCTATGTGGCTATCTGCTTCCCACTCCGACATTCCAGCATCCTGACCACATCTGTAGTCATCAAACTTGGGGCAGCTGTGATGGTCAGGGGGCTTCTGTGGGTGAGCCCCTTCTGCTTCATGATATCCAGGATGCCCTTCTGCCCCAACAAGGTCATTCCCCAGTCCTACTGTGAGCACATGGCTATACTCAAGTTGGTGTGTGCTGACACCAAAATCAATCGTGGATATGGACTCTTTGTAGCTTTTTCTGTGGTTGGCTTTGATATAATTGTCATCAGTGTATCTTATGTGATGATTCTGAGAGCTGTTCTGAGATTGCCTTCAGGTGAAGCCCGTCTCAAAGCTTTTGGTACATGTGCTTCTCATATTGGTGTAATCTTAGCCTTATATATTCCAGCCCTTTTCACCTTCCTCACCCACCGCTTTGGCCACCATGTGCCCCGTGTTGTACACATTATGTTTGCTAATGTCTATCTTCTAGTTCCTCCCATGCTCAACCCCATCATATATGGAGTTAGAACCAAACAGATCAGGGACAGGGTTATCCAAGGATGTTGTGGAAAAGGCCCTTGA
- the LOC118576141 gene encoding olfactory receptor 51F1-like: MLQMQDNTEFLSNFTWKLPTFLLTGILGLESVHAWISIPFCCLYATALSGNSMILFIIVTQHSLHEPMYYFLSMLSATDLGLTISTMTTTLRILWFHANEISLDLCIVQMFFLHGFTFIESGVLVAMAFDRYVAICNPLRYTTILTNSRIIQMGFLVIMRTIVLIIPLLLLLKPVSFCKVNTLVHSYCYHPDVIKLACSDTQANSICGLVGLILTTGADTPCIVLSYVLIIRSVLTIASSVERYKVFSTCVSHIGAVAIFYIPMFSLSLVHHYGRSAPKVVHSMMANVYLLLPPVLNPTIYSVKTNQIRKAALSLLLEK, encoded by the coding sequence ATGCTACAAATGCAGGACAACACGGAATTCCTGAGCAACTTCACATGGAAATTACCAACCTTCTTGTTGACTGGCATCCTGGGTCTAGAGTCTGTTCATGCCTGGATCTCCATCCCCTTCTGTTGTCTTTATGCCACTGCCCTCTCTGGGAACAGCATGATCCTCTTTATCATTGTGACTCAGCATAGTCTGCATGAACCTATGTACTATTTCCTCTCCATGCTCTCAGCCACTGACCTGGGTTTGACTATTTCTACAATGACAACCACCTTGAGGATCCTGTGGTTTCATGCAAATGAAATCAGTCTAGACTTGTGTATTGTTCAGATGTTTTTTCTTCATGGGTTCACATTTATAGAATCTGGGGTACTGGTAGCTATGGCTTTTGACCGTTATGTAGCAATCTGTAATCCTCTTAGATACACCACAATTCTTACTAATTCTAGAATCATTCAGATGGGTTTCCTAGTGATTATGCGCACTATAGTACTAATAATTCCCCTACTTTTGCTCCTTAAGCCTGTTTCTTTCTGCAAAGTGAATACCCTCGTCCATTCCTACTGTTATCATCCAGATGTGATTAAGTTAGCATGTTCAGACACTCAGGCCAACAGCATATGTGGATTAGTTGGTCTCATTCTGACCACAGGAGCAGATACTCCATGCATAGTCTTGTCTTATGTATTGATCATTCGATCTGTCCTCACTATTGCCTCCTCTGTAGAACGGTACAAGGTCTTCAGCACCTGTGTGTCCCACATTGGAGCAGTTGCGATTTTCTACATCCCTATGTTTAGCCTGTCCCTGGTGCACCACTATGGTCGGTCAGCCCCCAAAGTAGTCCATTCAATGATGGCCAATGTTTATCTTCTTTTACCCCCTGTGCTCAACCCCACCATCTATAGtgtaaaaacaaatcaaatcagAAAGGCTGCCCTTAGTTTGCTCCTTGAAAAGTAA
- the LOC118576769 gene encoding olfactory receptor 51A4-like has protein sequence MSILNISITEIYTFYLVGFPGMESAHIWISIPICLLYTVAILGNCTILYFIKSEPSLHEPMYYFLSMLALSDLGLSISSLPTMLKVFLFSSPEISPNACFVQEFFIHEFSAMESSVLLIMSFDRFIAICNPLRYTSILTSARVLQIGLAFALKNVLLILPFPVTLRHLRYCKKNLLSHSYCLHQDVMKLACSDNKVNVIYGLFVALTGILDITFIFLSYALILRAVLGIASQRERLKVLSTCVSHICAVLIFYVPVISLSVIYRFAKHSSPVTKILMADIFLLVPPVMNPIIYCVKSQQIRNVILEKLCQKQS, from the coding sequence ATGTCCATTCTCAACATCTCCATTACTGAAATTTATACTTTCTATTTGGTTGGGTTTCCAGGGATGGAATCTGCCCACATTTGGATCTCCATCCCCATATGTCTCCTGTATACTGTTGCCATCTTGGGCAACTGCACTATCCTCTATTTTATAAAATCAGAGCCTTCTCTGCATGAGCCCATGTATTATTTCCTCTCCATGTTGGCTCTCTCTGACCTAGGACTATCCATTTCTTCTCTCCCTACCATGCTCAAGGTTTTCTTGTTCAGTTCTCCAGAAATTTCTCCTAATGCATGTTTTGTCCAGGAGTTTTTCATTCATGAATTCTCAGCTATGGAGTCATCTGTACTTCTCATTATGTCCTTTGATCGCTTTATTGCCATCTGTAACCCTCTGAGATACACTTCCATCCTTACCAGTGCCAGGGTCCTTCAAATTGGGCTTGCTTTTGCTCTCAAGAATGTTTTGTTGATCCTGCCTTTCCCTGTAACTCTAAGGCATCTAAGATACTGCAAGAAGAATCTGTTGTCACATTCCTACTGCCTCCACCAGGATGTCATGAAGTTGGCCTGCTCAGACAATAAGGTCAATGTCATCTATGGTTTGTTTGTGGCTCTCACAGGCATCCTGgatataacatttattttcttgtccTATGCACTGATCCTGAGAGCAGTGTTGGGCATTGCCTCCCAAAGGGAAAGGCTCAAGGTCCTCAGTACCTGTGTCTCCCACATCTGTGCTGTGCTCATCTTCTATGTCCCTGTCATCTCCCTCTCTGTTATCTACCGCTTTGCCAAACACAGTTCCCCTGTAACTAAGATCCTCATGGCTGACATTTTTCTGCTTGTGCCTCCCGTGATGAATCCCATTATATACTGTGTGAAGAGCCAACAGATAAGAAACGTGATACTAGAGaaactgtgtcaaaaacaaaGCTGA